The DNA window AGGTGAGTTTTATTACTTGCTGGTAAGGCATTAACCTCAGCTACTTTCTTCCTCTGTGCAAGTCAAACCAGTTTGATTGCATCTGTATTTGGTGGTCCCTCTCTATCAGGCTTCCCTGCACAACCAGGGCTCTACTCCACAGAGCAGAGTCTTTATTTAATAGCAGGAATCCCAGTTTGGTGTTGATaaaggctgcagagctggaggtCAACCAACCTAAGTGTCTCAAGTTACTGGAGTTTACATTTGACACCCCATCACCTCTCTTGCAGGGCTCCAGGCTCTCAGGCTGGAACAGAAAGCAAAGGTGGGGGTGTCAGAGAAGAGCtgtccctggccatggacaTCTGCAAAGCTCCACTTGGCAAAGTGGACCAACAGCAATGCCAGATGTCACGGCTGCCTTTTGCTCTCTGCACAAAGCATCACGAGGTTGCAGCACATCTGTGCTGGGCAAGTGCTGGGGAAGTGCTCCTGTAGCCTCTTGCCTTCTtccaggctgggacagggcaaAAGGCACAGGAGAAGTGGGTGCTGTCCAGGCCACAAAGCAGTTTCTGCTGTACAAAGCCAGGCCTGTCACCTGCCTGCTTCCCTACAGCCTGCCTGGTGTCACTCCAGGCTTGTGCAAGTCTGCTGAGGTccaagcccagcagcagctgtaacTCTGCTGAGGCCTGGGATTTAGAGCTGTAGCTGAAATCCTGAAGCCCACCAAACAGAGGGAATGTCAGCCTGTCCAAGGTCAGCCAGTCTTCAGAAACTTCAACCCTGTCCTCAGTGAGGGTGagaaaaaatcttcacaaacCTGGAACAAGAACAAAGTTTCTGCAGGAAGGGGTGGTTCAGCTATTGCTAATTAACTTCACACACCCACAGGATCTCTTCAGAGCTCTCCTGCTTCCTTATACTCTTGTGTTTACCCAACAGAGTTAGAGGCAGCCATCTCTAAGGGCCACCCACAAAGTCCCTCTGTGAATACCAGGACAAAGAGAGGAGAAGGACCTGGAGATGGAGCCTCAGCAGGacacccagggctgctctctgcaggagagcagcccaCTGTGGATGGAGCAGAGTGTGCCCTGCAGGGCATCCCTGTTCACAGACATGCTGGGCTTGGGAGTCACAGTGAGAAAGGCCGGGGGGAAGTCAGAATTGAaatgagggagctgggggaaaCTCAAAGGGGCTGAGTGGAGCCAAAGGGCTGCATTTATGCTACTGGTGATGTGAGAATACCATGCAGACAGCTTGAGTCGTCCCCACTTTGGTAACTGCATCCATCCTGATGCATCCTGGCCACTGACTGGAATTTGTAGCTTGAGTTGTCACTGGTGAGAACAGAGCCCTACCAGGTGGACACCAGCTCATCTGCACTGTGCTGTGTCTCACCTGCTGTGGAGCttcccccctgccctgcaggtgATGGTGGTTTTGGCCTTTTTTCATCATCTGGCCATAGTGTGAGACTCTCAGAGGGACTCAAAAGAAAGAGCTGCCTTACGAGCACGCAAGCTGCTCACACAGGATGTACTGTCACACtccagctgtggcacagctgcctctccaggcaggagccagctgcagctgccatgCTGGAAGTGCTCCCATGGCCTGAGCCCTCCGTGCTCCCAAAGGAAAGACGGTGTGGTGAGAGACACGAAACACAACTCTTGCTGGGCTGGGTCTTTATTCTTGTGTTTTTGAACAAAGCAGAGCCCATCCCTTGAAATGTGGGaagcagggagaaaataaatatttactggCAATGCTTCGGTTGCAGTAAAATCCAAGATGTGTTGAAAGGACACTCCTAAAAAACATGCTTTTCTATTTAAACATCTGTTCTCAGCAGTTTTTTAGTGAATTAGATGAGTCAAACTCCAGCCCTGGGCCAAAGCCCAGCTCCATTAATTATACAGGGGCaacctctctccctcctccagctGTGGTTTCCCCACTGCATCCTGGCCTGAAGCTGCTGAAGGATGGTTCTTGAGTCAGAGAATTGGTCTCCCCTGCTGCAAAGCACCCACCTTTCCAGCTCCTGTCAGCTGGGAAAAGGTATGTTCAGCATGAGGCAGCAccttgaggagcagcagagatgaaacAGCTTTAGGAACATTAACTCCTAACCCTCACCTTCCAACTCAGCCTCTTGGACCTTTCTTATCTGCATCTCAACAGCCTCTCTCTTGCAGTTATTTTTCTCTGGGGAACTTGAGGCAAAGCAAATTTCCTGTTCCCACTCCCCATTTGGGTCCCCAGGTAGACAACACTGGCACTGTGCTCATTCCCAAGTCAGCTTTTTCCATCCACTGAATTTGACAGCACATCAGCTCAGGATATGGCACAGACCCACCAGATATAAGGTCTCTGCATCAAAGCAAATACCTGAGGAACTGTCAacattagaaataaatttttcagaAGGTTTTGGGTCAGAACTGTAGAAAAATCCAAGTGAAGATGTTATCTGGGTAAACATTTGGAAAGCCAAGTGATAGACACTGGCTCTTGCTTTGAGCAAGGTACACATTGCCTTTGCTACAAGTTAATGTCAGAAAGGCAGATTAATATGTAAACTTGTTCACTGAAGGGTAACACCAATCCAGCCATTTGCAGTGGGGAAATGAAGATTTTCCTGCTTATTCCATACAGACTAaaactttctgttttcttctcagaGCATGGGCAAAAGCTGTCTAAGCTAATTTGAAATCTAAACAACTTTTTGACAGACATTTGCTGGGCTTCTTCTAACAAATCCACAGTGAAAATCTGTACCAAGATCTCCAGGCTCTCTCCAATCGTGCCATGGTGTCCTCATGGTGCAAGGCAGGAGTGTCCAGGTCTGGGTAGTGGTCAGAAAGCATCCGTGCTGTAGTGGAGGacagccaggaagaggcagaatcTCCCCATGCTACATTCCAGGGCAGTGGATACCCTGTGAAGGATACCTGGGAAGCATGGGAGAAATCACCCTTTCAGTCAGCAAGCAAGAGGGAGAGATCCAATCTGGCATTATGTATTTTAACTTTGAATTTTAATCCTTTCTGTGGTCAATACAGGtgaccacaaaaaaaacctcaccgTTTTCCAGAACTGTTATGACAAGGGACTGCATCTATCTCTGCTAAAGACTTTTTGAAAACATAGCAAGTATTAGGAAAGAAAACTAAATCTAAACACACGTGCTGTGATATTTATTGTTACAAGATCAGCTCCTTCAGTGAACTAATAGCAAATAGCTTAGAAAATTTCTGGTGAAAacaaaaacctggaaaaaccCAGCTCccaaggttttgttttgattattGTGTTGGAGGGAGCCTGTTATTTTACCCAGCAAGGAAACTCCTCGTGTTGGCTCTCTGGTGCTCCCATCGTAACTGCTGGTAGCGCTGCAGCTGCCCATCACACCTCACCAGGGTGAGCAGCCACACAGCCCAGCACAACACCCCTCCCAAATACTGGTGCTGGGACCTTCTCAGGATGCTTTCCCTGCCAGGGGAACATGTCTGTGGGGCACAGGGTATGCTCTTCCATCTTCCCCATCCCCAACTTGCACCAATGCTGATGAGTGCAAGGGACAggttgggctgggctgctcctTGCACTGCCTACAGCCATGGGGATCTGTCCTGGGGCCAGGGGGTTGGTTGCTCCGAGAGTTGAAGACAAGAGAGCAAAGACCTGAGGAAGCAAAAAGCTCAGGCTTTGCATCACAGAAGAACAACAATTCCTTGGCTTTAACAAAGAACAAGTCTGAACTAAGTGGTCTCCCTTTCAGGTTCAAGTGGAGTGTAGAATAGGGTCTGTGAGACCATCCCACAGCAACCATgggctggggagaagggaaCAAAAAATATCACTGGAGTGGGCTGCAATTTTTCACATGTCCTTTCTCTTCACAGAAGAAAGTCTGTCAGGAGAGAAGAGTGACAGTCCTGCCTGTAGTCTGGTGATAGCAAGAGACATGGCATGAGGTAGAGTCAGGTATAAATTAAGTACGGTTTAGTCTCATACTTGGGGACTGAGCGATCTGAAAATAAGTCCCATTTTGTCCAGGCAATTGCATTTCTCAACTCCACTTTGGGCTTTGCTCATAAAAGTCCAGTCAAATTCTATAGCAGGGTAAATAAGTGCTAGTGGCTCCAATAGATAATGGTAACCTTAAAATAATCCCACACTCCTCAAATAAATGTGATGACTCGGATGTTAATATGTACAAgtataaatgtgtgtgtgtatgcatttATCACTCTATAATTAAATCTTTTAATAAAAGGCATGATTGAAGAGTGCTAACAACAGGgacccttttctttcccaaagcagaggctgagagtgccagcacagcaggagccagAAGAGACCATCTACCATGGAACTCCAGCATCATTGTCCAGAAGAGCTCCTGGGCTCCCACAAGGCTTGGGAGAAGCCAGGAGCCAACACTGCTGGCTCCATAACACTGTGCTTTTGATGTGCAGGATTCTGGCTCCTTGCTGGTCTGGCTGGGTACCATGTAAAATTGATCCACATGCCATATTTGGCACTTGTACTACACACTTCCACCCTTGCTCTTGAAGACCATCCAAGATACTATCCACTGGCCCTGCTGGGAAACAGTCTTAAAAGGCACCAGGCCATCataaaaaggaattttccaatttactgatttttctgaGGAGTTATGTGCTTATCAGGCCTTTAGCTTTTGGgaagttttctctttaattCTCAGCAGTCCTTTAGGGGCAGGGGAATATAATTTAATGGCCTCAGAGTCCTTCAATGTCACTGCTAAACCACAGCAGCATTTGAGATCACTGCTGCTCAAACACTTTCCTGGCTCCAGCAGTGATCTGCTTCAAAACACAAGGCGTTTGGCTCATTTTGACAGCTGGTTTATGGAGCCAGCATTGCTTCCAAGTGAATCTGGGGAACTGTCCTGGAATGAACTGTTTCCATGGGGGAAGTCAGGAAGCTTTCCAGGAGGCTCCACTCCTTCAGAGACagcctgcagggatggagaaggaggaggaatgtgCTCACTTCTTGTTGAGGAgaatttctgtctctgatgCTTGCAGAGCCTGTTCCCTTGGGACATTTTGTTTGGGGCTATTTAATTAATCCCACATTCAGCTCCACCGTCTCCTCCTCAGAAACCAGGCCTCGTAATTTCTCCTTTCTCCAAGACCTtactcagatccagaacagctTTGTGACTGGcctggctccagctccagggctcAGCATGTGACACCACACCCCCACACTCCCAGATGATCTACTCTTCCAACAGAATATCCTTCTCAGTCACAGTTTGTATGGGAAGAGACCTataaaggtcatctagttcaACCCCCTGCCATTCCACTACACCCAGAccctcagagccccatccatctgaccttgaatgtttccagggaagaGGCATttaccacctctctgggcagcctgtgccagtgtttcaccaccgTCATTATAAAAATATCTCTTCCTTACATCTAGTCTGAATCTGCcctattttagtttaaaaccttactccttgtcctgtcaatACATGCTCTGGTAAAAAGtttgtccccatctttcttataaGCCCCCACTGCTATGAGCTCATCTTTCTGGCAGTGATCTGACCATTCTttcctccagcccctccattaCAAACTCTTGGCCTTTAGCTCAGTGGTTTAGGAAGAACCAGCAGAATGAACAACTGGTATATGCAACCATTGCagtcagtgctgaggagcagcaagAAGAATTACAGCCCCGTGCCTCCTGCCTTTATCAGCAGCTGGTTtggaaggaagggaggcagaaCAGGCTGGACACCAAGCAGCCACTGTACTCCCCTGCCCTCCGTCCCTGGAGGGAATGACAGCCTTTACTTTAGTGTCCATAATCTTCCACAGTCGAACAATGTGCAAATGTTGCACTGCTGGAAGCGAAGAGCAGCCGAGGATGGTTGGGGGATCAGCTCCACAGGCTCCACAGGCTGTCGGGAAGCAGAGCGACTCCGTCTGTGGGCATCGGCCAAGAGGGTGTTCAGCTGACCCATCCTTTGCCCGGGGGCTTCCCTGTAACTCCAGGAACGTGGCCGGAACCGCACTCCGTGCCGCAAACCTGTCCCACAGGCATCCCCCGGGCCGGGCTGCTCTCCAAAGGTCTGCGACAGCTGATCCCGCTGCATGGTCCCCGAAGATGGCAGTGTTCCCCCACCCCAGCTCCGGGAGGTGTATGGAAGGCTCTGGTGCTTGGGAGGCCCGAGCTAacgggctgggctgggaagttttgggagggacaggggagcGCGGCAGCCTGCCCAAAACCGCGATCAGAGCCGGCCGCGCACCCCTCCCCTGCACGCCGGCtccctccccccgccccggggCTCTGCGGGCTGCGACTGTCCCCCGGCAggctcccggcccggccgggggaggcggcggccCGCAGCCAtgggcagcggcagcagccggCGGCGGGGGCCTGAGGGCAGAGCGGGGCAGAGCCGGGAGCCGCCGGGGCCCGAGGGCAGAGCGGGGCAGAGCCGGGAGCCGCCGGGGCCCGAGGGCAGAGCGGGGCAGAGCCGGGAGCCGCCGGCCGACGGGCAGGGAGCGGCGGCaccgcccggccccgggcgcAGAGCCCCGGCCGCCGGCGGCAGCAGCGCGGaggcggcgggaggcggcgcGGCCCCGCTCCAGCAGGCGGTAAGTGCCCGAACGGGACCCCCGACCCTCCGGGCGGTGGCCccgagcccagcccagcccagcccgggtGTCCCCGCCGCCCGGACAGCCCTGCCGGAGCCGGCGCCACCCGCCCCGGCCGTGGCTTCCTCCGACATCCACGGCGTTCAATTCTTCTGATCTTCGCTGCGAGCCAGGCTCGGTGCTCGCTTTGcgttttctttctgctgctgttctttgCGCTTTCAGACTCCGGTGCAAGGGAAACACGGTCCCGAGAGGGGCCATCATGTTCTTCGGACTACCGATGCTACTGGAGGTTTCTTTTCCTGACTTGTGGAAATAGCTCGACTTTATAAAGTTCGGCTCCTGTTTTTTCCTGGGTCAGGCTTGTAAACAGAAGTTTTAAAATGTGAACATAAAGCTGCCCTTTAATGTTTGCCAGTCCACTGCAACTGCAGTCTGGCTCTTCCTAAAGGCATGTTTCAGTCTCTTTAATAAATAATGGATTTGCTTCCGAGGGAGTTGAGATTTATCTTTTGGGCCTTTTTTTCCAATCCAAGAATAACAGCAGCATATATATCAGCTGGTGATGAGGCCAAAAATCACCGACATCTTTCATCTTAGCTTGGCTTTGGAAACTGTGTGTTTTTTGTTAGATAAACACTACTCTCCATAGATACACAAAAGTTGTCAGTATAAAGTAATAAATTCAAAGattgaaagaaatatttaggACCCAGGAACATTCTGCCTTGCATGCCTCAGTTTTGCTCTGTAGAAGGGTATCATTTCCATCACTGAACTGCTCTTCTGTGGGTTAAGGATTACTTTAACACAGACTAAATTTTCCATTAGGAAACTTGGCAGGGTTCTGTATGAGAACCCTTTATTTAGAcagctttgaaagaaaaacctcaaaGTAAGGTTTggaaattgaagaaaaaaaaaaatacagatcttGTACTGACATACTTTTTCCTTGCTCTTTAAACTCCAAATCCTCCTGCAGAATTAATGCAGCTCACTCCAGCACTACTTTCTCCTCAATGGGACTCTCATTTATGAGCAATCCTCCTGACTTCTCCCATTTATCTTTACTTACAGGAATAGAGGCTGCTGGtattctttttccctctttttccacaAGTGAATATCATGGGTGGATCTTTAATAATTCTATAAGCTGTGACTTTTCCTATGCATAAACCACTATCTTAACCCTATTCTGAAGTGAGGTATATTCTGGGTAATAACATATCAGAAAGGCAATGGAGCTGCCCTCATCTTTCTTTCCTAATGCCTGTAGAGACAGTCCATATGACAGTAGATACCAGGGGACTAATGACAAGGAGCAGACTAGAGGCTGAGGAATTTAAGATGTGGGTACCCTTGGGGTAGTGTGGGAGTCACTATGCCTCACTCCCTGCTTCAGATTTCCCTCTCTGGCAGAAATGATGGTGAGGAACCTGTTGCATCACCTTGGCCACCCCAGGTTGTGGTGCAGACCCAGGGTGGGAATGCTGTCAAGCTTTGCAGCACAGAGATGTCCATGAGGGTCCTCACAACTCAGCCTGTTTGAGGAGCAGGCATATGGGACCTTGGTCATCCAGTTAGGCCAAGTGTGTGCAGCACACCGCAGTGCCACCACTGAGGCAGCAGTGATGCTGAGCATCTCGTGTGTCTCCTCATCCAGCTGTTGATGCTGCCTCTTTTTGGGGAGGCAGTTCACAGCTCTGGTTGCACCCAAAGACAGCAAAGAACTACCTGTATTTTGCAAAGATACAAGACATACAAGAGAAGTCTCAGGTGGTTTCAGGGCAAACTTGAAGCTTTTCTTAGTAGTGCTTTacttttctgaacctgagaTGGCAGAGACAGCAGTCTCTTCTGACTCCTTGAGGCCTAAAAAGTCACTTGCCTGTGAAAAGGAGGGAGGAAACTGTTTGCAGCACCAGGTTTTGGTTGTTTACTGGGTGCAATTTAGTCTTTTAGGTTGTTGTGTGAACAGCAGTCCCACCCTTCCCAGGAGGCTGCGGAAGAG is part of the Poecile atricapillus isolate bPoeAtr1 chromosome 3, bPoeAtr1.hap1, whole genome shotgun sequence genome and encodes:
- the CYS1 gene encoding cystin-1 — its product is MGSGSSRRRGPEGRAGQSREPPGPEGRAGQSREPPGPEGRAGQSREPPADGQGAAAPPGPGRRAPAAGGSSAEAAGGGAAPLQQAALSNRSPPGPENNNLNHQCPESSKKPLGQSTILYDYSEEELMASIEREYCR